One window from the genome of Phycisphaerales bacterium encodes:
- a CDS encoding NAD(P)-dependent oxidoreductase has product MDKRQLVIQTETLDPVAQAWLREHADLRVCPHDDPAFFEILPEARGLVVRTYTRVDRDLLDRAPELRVVGRAGVALENIDVQACRARGIEVVHTPAANTQAVVEFVLCLLLDTLRPRVFLEGPLEGKAWHDARNELQGECHLADLDVGILGFGRIGSRVGKVLTALGCHVRYHDVVDIPAEARHGCEPVSLEELQATSQVLSVHIDWREGNHHFVNAGFLRRLRPDCILVNTSRGLAIDPSALADWLAASPKARALLDVHDPHEPLDAGYPLLGVPNAHLAPHIAAATAPARLNMSWVVQDVVAVLEGREPMHRAPG; this is encoded by the coding sequence ATGGACAAACGACAGCTTGTCATCCAGACCGAAACGCTCGACCCGGTCGCGCAGGCCTGGCTCCGCGAGCACGCCGACCTGCGCGTCTGCCCACACGACGACCCCGCGTTCTTCGAGATCTTGCCCGAAGCGCGCGGCCTGGTCGTTCGCACCTACACCCGCGTCGATCGGGACCTGCTCGATCGGGCGCCGGAGCTCAGGGTCGTGGGCCGGGCGGGCGTGGCGCTCGAGAACATCGACGTCCAGGCGTGTCGTGCACGCGGCATCGAGGTCGTGCACACCCCAGCGGCCAACACCCAGGCGGTGGTCGAGTTCGTGCTGTGCCTACTGCTGGACACGCTCCGACCGCGCGTCTTCCTCGAAGGTCCGCTCGAGGGCAAGGCCTGGCACGACGCCCGGAACGAGTTGCAGGGCGAGTGCCACCTGGCCGACCTCGACGTGGGCATCCTGGGCTTCGGCCGCATCGGCAGCCGCGTGGGCAAGGTGCTCACGGCGCTGGGTTGCCATGTTCGATACCACGACGTCGTGGACATACCAGCCGAGGCACGGCACGGGTGCGAGCCGGTCTCCCTCGAAGAGCTCCAGGCGACCTCGCAAGTGCTCTCGGTGCACATCGACTGGCGCGAAGGCAACCACCACTTCGTCAACGCCGGCTTTCTTCGCCGGCTGCGTCCGGACTGCATCCTGGTCAACACGAGCAGGGGACTCGCGATAGACCCATCCGCCCTTGCCGACTGGCTCGCGGCGAGTCCCAAGGCACGCGCCCTGCTCGACGTGCACGATCCGCACGAGCCGCTGGACGCCGGTTATCCGTTACTGGGCGTGCCCAACGCGCACCTGGCACCGCACATCGCGGCAGCGACCGCCCCGGCCAGGCTGAACATGAGCTGGGTCGTGCAAGACGTGGTGGCCGTGCTCGAGGGGCGCGAGCCGATGCATCGGGCGCCTGGCTGA